The proteins below are encoded in one region of Streptomyces ficellus:
- a CDS encoding GAF domain-containing protein: MNDPWVALERGADPVERARALRRAHDAFTAGGPPAPGPGREPVGPSAVRSSAVRSVVAESWRRSARARVCPDGAAGVELDEEELAAYREAHPLAVVMPVVRELMGAYATDGEHLVAVCDAYGRLLWVEGHPGTLRRADRMNFVAGARWAESVAGTNAPGTAIAVDRPVQVFAAEHFRRPVQGWTCAAAPVHDPRSGRLLGAVDITGGDRLAHPHSLAFVQAVARAAESQLALTAAARAPAAADPPLRLSALGRDEAVLVTDGRRALLSRRHSEILVVLAHRPRGLSGEELLAALYEDESITPVTLRAELSRLRSVLAPGVLLSRPYRLAAPLDADFEVVGRRLASGAVAAALGGYAGPLLPGSRAPEVARLRRRLADELRAALIARGDPALLTDWVHSPWGEDDLEAWRALAATVPAGRLAPVRARLRALDAELSALTTPASAPATGLQRPRP, translated from the coding sequence GTGAACGACCCCTGGGTGGCCCTGGAGCGGGGGGCGGATCCTGTGGAACGGGCGAGGGCGTTGCGTCGGGCTCACGACGCGTTCACGGCGGGAGGCCCTCCCGCCCCCGGCCCGGGGCGGGAGCCGGTGGGGCCGTCGGCGGTGCGGTCGTCGGCGGTGCGGTCGGTCGTCGCCGAGTCGTGGCGGCGTTCGGCACGCGCGCGGGTGTGCCCGGACGGGGCTGCCGGCGTGGAGCTGGACGAGGAGGAGCTGGCGGCGTACCGGGAGGCGCATCCGCTGGCGGTCGTGATGCCGGTGGTCCGTGAGCTGATGGGCGCCTACGCGACCGACGGGGAGCACTTGGTCGCCGTGTGCGACGCGTACGGGAGGCTGTTGTGGGTGGAAGGGCACCCGGGGACGTTGCGTCGCGCGGACCGGATGAACTTCGTGGCGGGCGCACGCTGGGCGGAGTCGGTGGCCGGGACGAACGCGCCCGGGACGGCGATCGCCGTCGACCGGCCGGTCCAGGTCTTCGCCGCCGAGCACTTCCGGCGGCCGGTGCAGGGCTGGACGTGCGCGGCGGCGCCGGTGCACGATCCGCGCTCGGGGCGGTTGCTGGGGGCGGTGGACATCACGGGCGGCGACCGGCTGGCGCACCCGCACAGCCTGGCGTTCGTGCAGGCGGTGGCGCGGGCCGCGGAGTCGCAGCTGGCGCTGACGGCCGCCGCGCGGGCACCTGCCGCCGCCGATCCTCCGCTGCGGCTGTCGGCACTGGGCAGGGACGAGGCGGTGCTGGTGACGGACGGGCGGCGGGCACTGCTGAGCCGGCGGCACAGCGAGATCCTGGTGGTGCTCGCGCACCGTCCGCGGGGCCTGAGTGGTGAGGAGCTGCTGGCGGCCCTGTACGAGGACGAATCGATCACTCCGGTGACGCTGCGCGCCGAACTGTCCCGTCTGCGTTCCGTCCTGGCCCCGGGTGTGCTCCTGTCGCGGCCGTACCGGCTGGCGGCGCCGCTCGACGCGGACTTCGAGGTCGTGGGACGCAGGCTCGCCTCCGGGGCGGTCGCCGCGGCGCTGGGCGGGTACGCGGGGCCGCTGCTGCCGGGCTCCCGCGCGCCGGAGGTTGCGCGGCTGCGGCGGCGGCTGGCCGACGAGCTGCGCGCCGCGCTCATCGCGCGCGGTGACCCGGCGTTGCTCACCGACTGGGTGCACAGCCCGTGGGGCGAGGACGACCTGGAGGCGTGGCGGGCGCTGGCGGCGACGGTGCCGGCGGGCCGTCTCGCCCCCGTACGCGCGCGTCTGCGGGCGCTGGACGCCGAGCTGTCTGCCCTCACGACACCCGCATCCGCACCCGCAACGGGGTTGCAACGTCCGCGTCCCTAG
- a CDS encoding HEAT repeat domain-containing protein gives MAHSVDAAAADLIGDQSKAFPGALLRLHADGGPEADAVIMRFVQRMSNLAELEDDLYAMEHHGLAVRVAAELNPDRDVEPFLSLLEPRPPSSRLARKIMSSWAAVAHHDTFPGASWGFTRLRRLDPPPVPRYTARLQENSGIIRSCAAMALGDTADLAALEPLAHALDDPSPDVRFNAVMSVRRLRHAGAARVLDGHPAESGLVKALSDRKLRIRKSAAQALKLLDRSDLVHRAAATTDASTAKMLRQTLERDVDPLPRIWPGDNTTL, from the coding sequence ATGGCACACAGCGTCGACGCGGCTGCGGCCGATCTTATCGGCGACCAGAGCAAGGCGTTTCCGGGGGCGTTGCTGCGTCTCCACGCGGACGGCGGCCCGGAGGCGGATGCCGTCATCATGCGGTTCGTTCAGCGCATGTCCAATCTCGCTGAGCTCGAGGACGACCTCTATGCGATGGAGCACCACGGGCTGGCGGTCAGGGTCGCGGCGGAACTGAACCCGGACCGGGATGTGGAACCTTTCCTCAGCCTGCTGGAACCCCGGCCTCCTTCGAGCCGCCTCGCCCGGAAGATCATGAGCAGCTGGGCTGCGGTGGCCCACCATGACACGTTTCCGGGCGCCTCCTGGGGATTCACGCGACTGCGCCGTCTGGATCCGCCTCCGGTCCCTCGCTATACCGCACGCCTTCAGGAGAACAGCGGCATCATTCGCAGCTGCGCAGCGATGGCCCTGGGCGACACCGCCGATCTGGCCGCGCTCGAACCGTTGGCCCACGCCCTTGACGACCCGTCACCCGATGTGCGATTCAACGCGGTCATGTCGGTGCGCAGGCTGCGCCATGCGGGAGCGGCCCGCGTACTCGACGGGCACCCGGCCGAGTCCGGGCTGGTCAAGGCTCTGAGCGACAGGAAACTGCGCATCCGAAAATCCGCTGCGCAGGCACTGAAACTCCTGGACCGCTCGGACCTGGTACACCGTGCCGCGGCAACTACCGACGCCTCTACGGCCAAGATGCTCCGGCAGACACTCGAACGGGACGTCGATCCACTGCCCAGGATCTGGCCGGGTGACAACACAACCCTGTGA
- a CDS encoding SWF or SNF family helicase has translation MSGDKDMERTFAALPPAPGRGFAETWWGRAWLKALEDTALDLQQLKKGRRQARDGAVGAVSVRPGRITAVVKDRDGTAQRSDVLLQELTEEEWDRFLDMAVDRAGHIAALLDRDMPPHLVEDAAAAGVELLPGIGDLEPECACDAWDHCPHTAALCYQVARLLDQDPFVLFLMRGRGERRLLDELQVRSAGRAVPSDRADDEADGGGPQGVRADEAFAARDILPPLPAPPPLPDAPGVPPSLDTETRPAEGVDPAALEVLAADAAARAYRMLADALAPGHGDRPVEAPLTAGQDAVRLAASAPWPSAAQDRLAAGTGRRRADLDVATRAWRLGGAEALAVLEEDGAPDPELLARAEARLAAAWEDGERPPLRADRPGRWTLTGKDVQIRLDREGRWWPYRKTSGRWVPAGPPDHDPAAALAAAPADDA, from the coding sequence ATGAGTGGGGACAAGGACATGGAGCGTACGTTCGCGGCGCTGCCGCCCGCGCCGGGGCGGGGTTTCGCCGAGACCTGGTGGGGCCGGGCGTGGCTGAAGGCGCTGGAGGACACGGCGCTGGACCTCCAGCAGTTGAAGAAGGGCCGCAGGCAGGCCAGGGACGGCGCGGTGGGCGCGGTGTCGGTGCGTCCCGGCCGGATCACGGCCGTCGTCAAGGACCGGGACGGTACGGCGCAGCGCAGCGATGTGCTGTTGCAGGAGCTGACCGAGGAGGAGTGGGACAGGTTCCTGGACATGGCCGTGGACCGGGCGGGTCATATCGCCGCCCTCTTGGACCGTGACATGCCGCCGCACCTGGTGGAGGACGCCGCGGCCGCGGGCGTCGAGCTGCTGCCGGGCATCGGTGACCTGGAGCCCGAGTGCGCGTGTGACGCGTGGGACCACTGTCCGCACACGGCCGCGCTCTGCTACCAGGTGGCGCGGCTGCTGGACCAAGATCCCTTCGTCCTGTTCCTGATGCGGGGCCGTGGGGAACGGCGACTGCTGGACGAGTTGCAGGTACGCAGCGCGGGACGGGCGGTCCCCTCGGACCGGGCCGACGATGAGGCGGATGGCGGCGGCCCCCAGGGGGTGCGGGCGGACGAGGCGTTCGCCGCGCGGGACATCCTCCCGCCGCTCCCGGCGCCGCCCCCGCTGCCGGACGCGCCCGGGGTGCCGCCCTCCCTGGACACCGAGACCCGCCCGGCCGAGGGCGTGGACCCCGCCGCACTGGAGGTCCTCGCGGCCGACGCGGCGGCCCGGGCGTACCGGATGCTGGCGGACGCGCTCGCCCCCGGCCACGGCGACCGGCCGGTCGAGGCACCCCTGACGGCCGGTCAGGACGCGGTACGGCTGGCCGCCTCAGCGCCGTGGCCGTCGGCCGCGCAGGACCGGCTCGCCGCCGGTACCGGCCGCCGGCGAGCCGATCTGGACGTGGCCACGCGCGCGTGGCGCCTGGGCGGGGCGGAGGCCCTGGCCGTACTGGAGGAGGACGGTGCCCCCGATCCGGAGCTGCTGGCGCGGGCCGAGGCGCGGCTCGCCGCCGCCTGGGAGGACGGCGAACGTCCGCCACTACGGGCGGACCGGCCGGGCCGCTGGACGCTGACGGGGAAGGACGTGCAGATCCGGCTGGACCGCGAGGGCCGCTGGTGGCCGTACCGCAAGACCTCCGGCCGCTGGGTCCCCGCCGGCCCGCCCGACCACGACCCGGCCGCCGCCCTCGCCGCAGCACCGGCGGACGACGCCTGA
- a CDS encoding DUF6228 family protein, translated as MPLPSLAEDFRGWKGARSRRSLERDLTISAEHRPGGYVHLTWGIHDRSPSEEWHFETTTVHAAGEEMRNLAVESQMFLASTVG; from the coding sequence GTGCCCCTTCCCTCACTGGCAGAGGACTTCCGCGGCTGGAAAGGAGCGCGCAGCCGGCGGTCCCTGGAACGCGACCTGACGATCTCGGCGGAGCACCGCCCGGGCGGCTACGTCCACCTGACGTGGGGCATCCACGACCGGTCTCCCTCCGAGGAGTGGCACTTCGAGACCACCACCGTGCATGCGGCCGGCGAGGAGATGCGAAACCTCGCCGTAGAGTCCCAGATGTTTCTCGCGAGCACGGTCGGATAG
- a CDS encoding bifunctional 5,10-methylenetetrahydrofolate dehydrogenase/5,10-methenyltetrahydrofolate cyclohydrolase: MSRTPATARLMDGSGLARRLVDETAARAADLTRRTGTQPCLATVLVGEDPASVTYVKMKRARCEKAGIRSRHLELPATTTTAELVAVLADLSGDPDVHGILLQHPVGPGIDERAAFEAIAPEKDVDGVTFSSFATMGFGLPGFVSCTPGGIMRLLDAYDVDPAGKRAVVVGRSAILGKPAGLMLLARNATVTYCHSYTADLSAAVREADILVAAVGRPRFIKGEDIKPGAVVIDAGYNPGNVGDVDFDTAATRASLITPVPGGVGPMTIAVLLSQTVDAAERQLA; the protein is encoded by the coding sequence ATGTCCCGCACCCCTGCCACCGCCCGCCTTATGGACGGCAGCGGACTCGCCCGCCGCCTCGTCGACGAGACCGCGGCACGCGCCGCCGACCTCACCCGCCGCACCGGCACGCAGCCGTGCCTCGCCACCGTCCTTGTCGGCGAGGACCCGGCCTCCGTGACGTACGTGAAGATGAAGCGGGCACGATGCGAGAAGGCCGGTATCCGCTCCCGTCACCTGGAACTGCCCGCCACGACGACCACCGCCGAACTGGTCGCCGTCCTCGCCGACCTGTCCGGCGACCCCGACGTCCACGGCATCCTGCTCCAGCACCCGGTCGGCCCGGGCATCGACGAGCGGGCCGCGTTCGAGGCGATCGCCCCCGAGAAGGACGTCGACGGTGTCACCTTCAGCTCCTTCGCGACGATGGGCTTCGGGCTGCCCGGGTTCGTGTCCTGCACGCCCGGCGGGATCATGCGGCTGCTCGACGCGTACGACGTCGATCCGGCCGGCAAGCGAGCCGTCGTCGTCGGGCGCAGCGCCATCCTCGGCAAGCCCGCCGGGCTGATGCTGCTGGCGCGGAACGCGACCGTCACGTACTGCCACTCGTACACCGCCGACCTCTCCGCGGCGGTGCGGGAGGCCGACATCCTGGTCGCCGCCGTCGGTCGGCCCCGCTTCATCAAGGGCGAGGACATCAAGCCCGGTGCCGTCGTCATCGACGCGGGCTACAACCCCGGCAACGTCGGCGACGTCGACTTCGACACCGCCGCCACCCGCGCCAGCCTGATAACCCCGGTGCCCGGCGGCGTCGGTCCCATGACGATCGCGGTGCTGCTCTCCCAGACGGTGGACGCGGCGGAGCGACAGCTCGCGTAA
- the exaC gene encoding acetaldehyde dehydrogenase ExaC, producing MTRYAAPGTEGAIVSYESRYDHWIGGAYVPPVRGQYFENPSPVNGRPFTEVARGTAEDVERALDAAHAAAPAWGRTAPAERAGVLLRIADRMEANLERLAVAESWDNGKPVRETLAADLPLAVDHFRYFAGALRAQEGSLSELDEDTVAYHFHEPLGVVAQIIPWNFPLLMAVWKLAPALAAGNAVVLKPAEQTPASVHVLMGLVGDLFPPGVVNIVNGFGAEAGRPLAASPRVAKVAFTGETATGRLIMQYASENITPVTLELGGKSPNIFFDDVWAADDDFRDKALEGFTMFALNQGEVCTCPSRALVQRGHYSEFLEAAVDRTERIVPGHPLDTTTMIGAQASDEQLRKVLSYLDIGRQEGAKVLTGGERVEYDGELAGGYYVRPTVFEGDNRMRVFQEEIFGPVVAVTSFTDLDEAVTTANDTPYGLGAGVWTRDTTTAYRAGRAIQAGRVWTNCYHAYPAHAAFGGYKQSGIGREGHKMMLEHYQQTKNLLVSYSPKKLGFF from the coding sequence ATGACCCGATACGCAGCGCCCGGCACCGAGGGCGCCATCGTTTCGTACGAGTCCCGCTACGACCACTGGATCGGCGGCGCGTACGTACCGCCCGTACGCGGCCAGTACTTTGAGAACCCGAGTCCGGTCAACGGCCGCCCCTTCACCGAGGTCGCCCGCGGCACGGCCGAGGACGTCGAACGCGCCCTGGACGCGGCCCACGCGGCGGCTCCCGCCTGGGGGCGGACCGCCCCGGCCGAGCGGGCGGGCGTCCTGCTGCGGATCGCCGACCGGATGGAGGCGAACCTGGAGCGGCTGGCCGTCGCTGAGAGCTGGGACAACGGGAAGCCGGTCCGCGAGACGCTCGCCGCCGACCTGCCGCTCGCGGTCGACCACTTCCGGTACTTCGCGGGCGCGCTGCGGGCCCAGGAGGGGTCGCTGAGCGAGCTCGACGAGGACACCGTCGCGTACCACTTCCACGAGCCGCTCGGGGTGGTGGCGCAGATCATTCCGTGGAACTTCCCGCTCCTGATGGCGGTGTGGAAGCTGGCGCCGGCGCTCGCGGCGGGCAACGCGGTCGTCCTGAAGCCGGCCGAGCAGACACCGGCGTCCGTCCACGTCCTGATGGGCCTGGTCGGCGACCTCTTTCCGCCGGGCGTGGTGAACATCGTCAACGGCTTCGGCGCGGAGGCCGGCCGGCCGCTCGCGGCCAGCCCGCGCGTCGCCAAGGTCGCGTTCACCGGTGAGACGGCCACGGGGCGGCTGATCATGCAGTACGCCTCCGAGAACATCACACCGGTCACCCTGGAACTGGGCGGGAAGTCGCCGAACATCTTCTTCGACGACGTGTGGGCGGCGGACGACGACTTCCGCGACAAGGCGTTGGAGGGCTTCACCATGTTCGCCCTCAACCAGGGCGAGGTGTGCACGTGTCCGTCGCGCGCGCTGGTCCAGCGCGGCCACTACAGCGAGTTCCTGGAGGCCGCCGTCGACCGCACCGAGCGCATCGTGCCCGGTCACCCCCTGGACACGACCACGATGATCGGCGCGCAGGCCTCCGACGAGCAGCTCCGGAAGGTCCTGTCGTACCTCGACATCGGCCGGCAGGAGGGCGCCAAGGTTCTCACCGGAGGCGAACGCGTCGAGTACGACGGCGAACTGGCGGGCGGCTACTACGTCCGGCCGACCGTCTTCGAGGGCGACAACCGCATGCGCGTCTTCCAGGAGGAGATCTTCGGCCCGGTCGTCGCCGTCACGTCATTCACCGATCTCGACGAGGCCGTCACGACGGCCAACGACACGCCGTACGGGCTCGGCGCCGGTGTGTGGACCCGCGACACCACCACCGCCTACCGCGCCGGGCGCGCCATCCAGGCGGGCCGCGTCTGGACGAACTGCTACCACGCCTACCCGGCCCACGCGGCGTTCGGCGGCTACAAGCAGTCGGGCATCGGGCGCGAGGGCCACAAGATGATGCTGGAGCACTACCAGCAGACGAAGAACCTCCTCGTCTCATACTCGCCGAAGAAGCTCGGCTTCTTCTAG
- a CDS encoding DEAD/DEAH box helicase, translating to MQKLPQATPHVTPDVTRLARCSTVFLPADPPRTGRVAFWLPGDAEPALSGADEELSVIAPDARPTTVRALTLPVGDALPLLTRAGRSAGATPSAAFWGAAALLALQLAARGLLLPGLSGTDRDAWRVGPLSAEDLDRVRTLAASMPPSAHAVAVGRAADGMPLLAEPELLLRSFLDAVADALPRTPAAPLAVGGRAYAVPESQHVPEQRAWAADVAAGYDAGVRLSLRVEVPGLDTDGGAAFRAVLQMHSVSDPALVADASDVWSGSAGDGFGPRARMDALLALRRAARAWPPLAPLLSASVPDVIDLADEEVTELLGGAARTLAASGVQVHWPRQLARSLTARAVIGPSSAGDLDGSPGWDGDRDGERGDRQGDKGGSGLPSFLSADALLAFNWRFAVGDQELTRVELDRLAEAGRPLVRLRDQWVLVDPEEARRARERQDRKVTPIDALSAVLTGTTEVDGRPVDVQPSGWLRALRDRLADPEGGQAGTGPTAIGQPAALDATLRDYQLRGLNWLHRMTSLGLGACLADDMGLGKTITLISLHLHRQTDPSAAGPTLVVCPTSLMGNWQREVEKFAPGTPVRRFHGSGRDLEGLVDGEFVLTTYGTMRLDAARLARVDWGLVVADEAQHVKNPYSATARQLRTIGARARVALTGTPVENNLSELWAILDWTTPGLLGRLGTFRGRYARAVEQGADPAAARRLAALVRPFLLRRRKSDPGIAPELPPKTETDRSVSLTAEQAGLYEAVVRETLAAISVADGMERRGLVVKLLTALKQICNHPAQYLKEEEPRIADRSGKLELLDELLDTILAEGASVLVFTQYVQMARLLERHLHARGVRTQFLHGGTPVAERETMVNRFQAGDVPVFLLSLKAAGTGLNLTRAEHVVHYDRWWNPAVEAQATDRAYRIGQTQPVQVHRLIAEGTIEDRIAGMLARKKELADSVLGSGGDGALTELTELTDAELAELVELRGGQETHTQETHTREAREASQRVREVRGGTTR from the coding sequence GTGCAGAAGCTTCCGCAAGCAACGCCCCATGTGACTCCCGATGTGACCCGACTCGCCCGCTGTTCCACCGTCTTTCTGCCCGCCGACCCGCCCCGCACCGGACGCGTGGCCTTCTGGCTCCCCGGCGATGCCGAACCGGCGCTCTCCGGTGCGGACGAGGAGCTGTCCGTCATCGCGCCGGACGCGAGGCCGACGACCGTACGCGCCCTGACGCTCCCCGTCGGGGACGCCCTGCCCCTGCTCACCCGGGCAGGACGTTCGGCGGGCGCCACCCCGTCCGCCGCGTTCTGGGGCGCCGCCGCTCTCCTCGCCCTGCAACTCGCCGCCCGTGGCCTGTTGTTGCCCGGCCTCAGCGGCACGGACCGCGACGCGTGGCGGGTCGGACCGCTGAGCGCCGAGGACCTGGACCGGGTGCGTACGCTCGCCGCGTCGATGCCGCCGAGCGCCCACGCGGTGGCCGTGGGCCGGGCGGCCGACGGCATGCCCCTGCTGGCCGAGCCGGAGCTGCTGTTGCGGTCCTTCCTGGACGCGGTGGCCGACGCGCTGCCCCGCACGCCCGCGGCGCCGCTCGCGGTGGGCGGCCGGGCCTACGCCGTGCCCGAGTCCCAGCACGTTCCGGAGCAGCGGGCCTGGGCGGCGGACGTCGCGGCGGGGTACGACGCGGGTGTAAGACTCTCGCTGCGCGTCGAGGTGCCGGGGCTGGACACCGACGGGGGCGCGGCTTTCCGCGCCGTGCTCCAGATGCACAGCGTCAGTGATCCCGCGCTCGTGGCGGACGCCTCCGACGTGTGGTCGGGCTCGGCCGGTGACGGGTTCGGGCCGCGTGCCCGGATGGACGCGCTTCTCGCCCTGCGCCGTGCTGCGCGCGCGTGGCCGCCCCTCGCCCCGTTGCTGTCCGCCTCCGTACCGGACGTCATCGACCTGGCCGACGAGGAGGTCACCGAACTGCTGGGCGGGGCGGCACGCACGCTGGCGGCCAGCGGCGTACAGGTGCACTGGCCACGGCAGTTGGCCCGGTCGCTGACCGCGCGCGCCGTCATCGGTCCCTCGTCCGCCGGTGACCTTGACGGGAGCCCAGGCTGGGACGGGGACAGGGACGGGGAGCGAGGGGACCGGCAGGGGGACAAGGGCGGGTCGGGCCTTCCGTCGTTCCTGTCGGCCGACGCGCTGCTCGCCTTCAACTGGCGTTTCGCGGTGGGCGATCAGGAGCTGACCCGTGTCGAGCTGGACCGGCTCGCCGAGGCCGGGCGGCCCCTGGTCCGGCTGCGCGACCAGTGGGTGCTGGTCGACCCCGAGGAAGCCCGGCGCGCCCGGGAGCGGCAGGACCGCAAGGTCACTCCGATCGACGCGCTCAGCGCCGTGCTCACCGGCACCACGGAGGTGGACGGCCGTCCGGTCGACGTCCAGCCGTCCGGTTGGCTCCGGGCGCTCCGCGACCGGCTCGCCGATCCGGAGGGCGGCCAGGCGGGTACGGGCCCCACTGCGATCGGCCAGCCGGCTGCCCTCGACGCGACCCTGCGCGACTACCAGCTGCGCGGCCTCAACTGGCTGCACCGGATGACCTCGCTCGGTCTCGGGGCGTGCCTCGCCGACGACATGGGCCTCGGCAAGACGATCACACTCATCTCGCTGCACCTGCACCGGCAGACCGACCCGTCCGCGGCGGGCCCCACGCTGGTCGTCTGTCCCACGTCCCTGATGGGCAACTGGCAGCGGGAGGTGGAGAAGTTCGCCCCGGGGACGCCCGTGCGCCGCTTCCACGGGTCCGGGCGCGACCTGGAGGGCCTGGTCGACGGCGAGTTCGTCCTGACGACGTACGGCACCATGCGCCTGGACGCGGCCCGCCTCGCGCGCGTGGACTGGGGCTTGGTGGTCGCCGACGAGGCGCAGCACGTCAAGAACCCGTACTCGGCGACCGCGCGGCAGCTGCGCACGATCGGCGCCAGGGCGCGGGTGGCGCTGACCGGTACTCCGGTGGAGAACAACCTCTCCGAACTCTGGGCGATCCTGGACTGGACGACACCTGGGCTGCTCGGCCGGCTGGGGACCTTCCGCGGCCGGTACGCGCGGGCCGTCGAGCAAGGCGCCGATCCGGCCGCCGCCCGGCGGCTCGCGGCCCTGGTACGGCCGTTCCTGCTGCGCCGGCGCAAGTCCGACCCCGGCATCGCCCCCGAACTGCCGCCCAAGACGGAGACCGACCGCTCGGTGTCGCTGACCGCCGAACAGGCGGGCCTGTACGAGGCGGTCGTGCGCGAGACCCTCGCGGCCATCTCGGTGGCGGACGGCATGGAACGCCGGGGCCTCGTCGTCAAGCTGCTGACGGCGCTCAAGCAGATCTGCAACCACCCGGCGCAGTACCTCAAGGAGGAGGAGCCGAGGATCGCGGACCGTTCCGGCAAGCTGGAGCTGCTGGACGAACTGCTCGACACGATCCTCGCCGAGGGGGCGAGCGTGCTGGTGTTCACCCAGTACGTCCAGATGGCACGGTTGCTGGAACGGCACCTGCACGCGCGCGGGGTGCGTACGCAATTCCTGCACGGCGGCACACCGGTGGCCGAGAGGGAGACGATGGTGAACCGTTTCCAGGCCGGTGACGTGCCCGTCTTCCTGCTGTCGCTGAAGGCCGCCGGCACCGGACTCAACCTGACCCGCGCGGAGCACGTCGTGCACTACGACCGCTGGTGGAACCCGGCCGTCGAGGCGCAGGCGACGGACCGCGCGTACCGCATCGGGCAGACGCAGCCCGTGCAGGTGCACCGCCTGATCGCGGAGGGGACGATCGAGGACCGGATCGCGGGCATGCTGGCGCGCAAGAAGGAGCTGGCCGACTCCGTGCTCGGCTCCGGCGGGGACGGCGCCCTCACCGAACTGACGGAACTGACCGACGCGGAACTGGCGGAGCTCGTCGAGCTGCGCGGAGGTCAGGAGACGCACACGCAGGAGACGCACACGCGGGAGGCACGCGAGGCGTCGCAAAGAGTGCGAGAAGTGCGAGGGGGCACGACGCGATGA